A region of the Peredibacter starrii genome:
GTGTTGAGCTATTAAGCCTAACTCCGCTTTTCATCCTGGCAGTTGGCGCGATTTTGTCGCTAATTGTTGGTACCCATAAAGAGAAAGGTCACACTTTCGCTTTTGGTGTGGCGTTTGTATCTCTGGTTTCTTGCTTGTTCGTATACGCTTCGACAGCAACGATCTCAGACATTTCAATCCTTGGTGAAACTCTGATCTTTAACCCGTTCACAAAAACGATTGCAGCGATGGCCACTGGCTTTGCTTTGATCGCGGTTGTTCTGACTTACGGACAAGATAAGAAAGAAGGTCTTCTTTCTGAGATCTACGCTCTTATCCAGTTCTCGACAGCGGGTATGATCCTGATGATGTCGACTCAGCACCTTCTGTTCTTGTTCATCGCCCTTGAGATCATGTCTCTAGCGATCTACATCATGGTGGCAATGAGACGTTCAAGCCGCTTCTCAGCTGAAGCTGGTCTTAAATACTTCATCCTTGGTGGTCTAGCTTCTGCTTTCCTTCTTTATGGATCATCTCTTATCTTCGGAGCAACTGGTTCTTTCCAACTTGGTACGATCAACACGTTCCTTCTAGCTCATAACGAGCCATCGTTCATTTTCTACGTTGGTCTTGGAATGGTACTAGTGGCGATGCTTTTCAAAGTTGGTGCGGTTCCTTTCCACGGATGGGTTCCTGACGTTTATCAAGGTGCTGCTACAAACGTAACGGGCTTCATGGGTGCTGCAGTTAAGTTCACAGCTTTCATGGCCCTTGCTCGTATCTGCCAAAACCTAGTGTTCGTTGACAACATCGTGGCGCTAAAGTGGTTTGAAACAACAATCTACGTAATCGCCGCTGCTTCAATGATCTACGGTAACTTTGTTGCGATTTCTCAGAATGAAATTAAACGTATGCTTTCTTTCTCTACAATCGCTCACACTGGTTACCTTCTTCTTGGTCTATACGCGATGAAACTTGGTGAAGAGTCTGCTCAGTCGGTTCTTCTTTACTTGTTCTTCTACGCTGTGGCGAACCTTGGTGCTTTCGCGGTTATTTCTCAATTCGAAGAGAAGAACCAGAAAGACCTTACTTTCGATCAGATTTCAGGCATGGGGGCAAAGCACCCGGTTCTAGGAACATTCTTCACGTTGTTCCTTCTTTCTATGGCCGGTATCCCACTTACTTCAGGTTTCATCGCGAAATACGGTCTATTCAGTTCAGCGGTTTACGCCGGAGAAATTCCTCTGGTTGTGATCGCGGTTCTAACGTCGGTAGTTTCGGTTTACTACTACCTACGCGTGATCGTTTATATGTTCATGAAAGATACAACTTCTGAAGCTGCTACTTACCAGGGTCTTAAAGGCGCTGGTTTGGCCGCTTTCTTATCAGCTGCTGCGACACTACAGTTCGGTCTTTTCCCAAGAGCGATTATTAGTTTCGTAAAAATGATTTCTAAGTAAGAGGACGATATGATTGCTAGAAAAATTACTTATCGTGGAAATTTTAATAACGAAAGCCTAGGGGATATCTTCAATATCACCCGCAATAACGAGATCACAGGTCTTGTTAAAAAGGTAAGCGATCAGGAAGTGGAACTAAGCCTAGAAGGCGATTCTGCTCAGATCAAACTTATTCAGCACCAGATTGAGCGTAAGGTTAAGTCGGCCATTAAAGACAAGTCGATTGAACCAATGCCTTATCAGTACTATGTAGGTGTTACTCTTCTCGCTTAACTATCCGGAAGGCCCCAGCAATGGGGCCTTTTTTTATTTGAATTAGAAAATTGGCCCCGTTTGGGGCCTTTTGTTTTAGAAGTGTGCGATGGCACCGATGGTGAACATTGAAGCATCACTTACCGTGCTGCCAGAATCTTTTACGAAGGCCTTATCATCTGCATGATTGCCTCGGTATTCAAGGTAAAGATTTAAGTTCTTATCAATGGCAATTTTGTCTGTAAGCGTGATTGAATTCACGCGATTGGCAGTTTTAAAATCGGCCGCACCGTTGATGGCATTAATATTATCTGCACCTGTTACATGTTCATATCTCGCGGCAAAATTATGAATGCCCATTGTGTAGCCGAGGGTTCCTGAAATCGACTGAGTGTAGAGAAGAGCAGAGTCTTTAGTGTCCGATGTACGATTCTCAAAAGTAGCCACGAAATTAAAATTCTCCCAAAACTTATATGAGAACCAAACACTTGCTCCTGTGTTATCCACTTTTTCAGTCGCATTCGTATCTCGAGAAGTGATGTAACCCGCAAACCAAGTAAAGTCTTGAACAGTTCCCGTTAATGAAATCTCAGTCGCCTTTGAAGTGCTGTTGTCATCTCCGAAAGAGCTGTTAGCAAAACGGTTGTAAGAAGATAAATTTACCGTTAGGTATTTGTGCGCGAAATATCTCGCTCTCAAACCATCTGCATAACCTGGATAAAGAGTTTGTCGTGAGATGGTATAGTTGTAAGTTAGATTGTTTGTTCTGAATGGTGATTCATAACCCATTGTCGTAAGAAAACGACCAAATCCAATGTCCAATTTAGGAGATAGTTTATAAAAAACTTCGAGTTGATAAAGCACACCAAGATTGGCAGTGTTTTGATTTCCATTCGTATCATAGGTCGTTGGTAGATAAAAAAGTCGGCTGAAGAAAGATAGTTTTTCGACATCTTTTTTCAGAAGTAATTGGGCGTAGTTGAAACGATATTGATTATCTTTTCCCCCTCCTGCTGCAGGGATTGCCTCGTCTCCTGTTGAGACTAAGTTGTAATCAAATGCGGCCTCACCACTTACCTTGAGGCCTTCAACTTCATATGCATAAGCATTAGAAAAAATTAATCCAGCCAGCAACAGTGATTTCTTTTTAAAGTTCAAAAGTAATTCCTTTTTTGAGTGATTTTGAGATTCTCATCGCGCAGGGATAGGGTTTGGTAGTAGGCAAAAATTAACCGATTAACTTCAAACAAACGTTTGGTTTCTGCACTGGCCCCTAGAGGCCAACCTTAATTTTTAATTTTTCTTAAGGATTCCTGATGTGAATTTTTTTTGTTCCGATATGATGATCGAAGAAAACGTGAGGTATTCAACATGGATGTTTTTTCGAAAGTAAAATGGCTTAATGCCTGTTCCATCGGTTTAATTATTGCTTTGTACGTGTGTCTTAGCACTTCTTTCTACTACCAGAAGCAGCTTACAAATTCGTATGAAACAAAAGAACTCTCTCTGAGATTGGCCCAAGAGTTTAAGAATGAATCTGCGGGGCTGACGAAAGCAGCACGTACATTCGTAGTAACGGGAGATTCAAAATATGAACAAGAATATTTTGATATCATCGCCATTCGTAATGGTGAAAAGGCTCGCCCGGACGGATCTAAAATTTCTGGTACTCAGCGCATGAAAGATGCGGGTTTCACAGAAGAAGAATTCAAACTTCTCAATGAAGCACAAAAGCGCTCAAGTGATCTGGTTCAAACTGAAACAATCGCCATGAATGCAGCCAAAGGATTATTTCAGGACGCTTCTGGTAACTTTACAGTGAAGAAAGATCCTGATTTCGAGATGGCGAGAAAGCTCATGCATGATGATAAGTACCACCAGTACTTAACGTATATTGCTGAACCGGTTAAAGCTTTCGAGGAAAAACTGGATGAACGTATTGAGTCGTTAGTTTCTTCTGCTCAGGTTTATGCAAACCTTGCCCTGGGAAGTATTGCAGTCATGATCATCGGTCTATCTCTTACAATGTATCTAGCTTCTAGAGCATTAAGAGATGGTATCAGACAACAAACTGAATCTCTGACTGAGTCTTATTCTCAAATTCGTGAACTAATTTCCAATCTTTCAGGTGCGAGCTCTGAGCTTTCGGCAGCTTCAACTGAATCTGCGGCATCTCTGGAAGAAACTGTGGCTTCTCTGGAAGAGTTTTCAAGCATGATCAAGCTCAACGCTGAAAATGCTAAGTCTGCTTCTGAATTGTCTAATATCTCTAAGACCGCAGCTGAAGAGGGTAGTCAGGAAATCAAAATTCTGATGAATTCAATGGACGAAATTGTGACTTCATCAAAAAAGATGGAGGAAATTATTTCGGTCATCAACGATATCGCTTTCCAAACCAATCTACTTGCTCTGAACGCAGCTGTTGAGGCCGCTCGTGCTGGTGAACAAGGTAAAGGTTTTGCGGTTGTGGCAGATGCAGTAAGAAGTCTTGCTCAAAGAAGTGCGACTTCAGCGAAAGAAATTTCGGATCTCATCTCGGCCTCTGTGACTCAAATTGAGCAAGGTCAAAATGTTGCTCAATCAAGTTCAACTGTCTTAAAGAAAATCGTGGATTCAGTAAATAAGGTTGCGAGCCTTAACGATGAAATTGCGACGGCGAGTGTGGAGCAAAGTAATGGTGTGAGCCAAATTTCTCAGGCCATGAACCAGCTGGATCACGTGACTCAAAGTAACGCTGCTTCTTCTTCAACGATTTCTTCTGCGGCGGCGGAGTTGGATGAATCTACAGAAAATTTAACGGCAACGATCACGAGTCTTGCGAATCTAACAGGACTGAAAACAGCGGGAGTCGAAAATCATCGCGCTCCGAGAACAGGTAAGCGTGGTCATTCTGATCACTTGGCATCGCAGGCCGGTTAATCAAAATCAAACATAAGGAGAGGTTCGCCTCTCCTTTTTTTATTTCAAAATAATCATTGTTCCCGCGAACAAAAAAAACATCGCAAACACGAAATTAATCCCACGTTCCGCTGTGAGATATCCCATCCTCACATTCTTCGTACTAAAAAGAACACTCACCACCATAAACCACAGAACAGTGAGGACACTCATATTCACACCGCACGCAATAAGAGTTGGTAGATTAGTTTCGGGTGGAATAATGGAAGTGAATAATCCTAAGGTGAAGAGAGTTGCTTTGGGATTAAGAATGTTAGTAAGAAAACCCTGACGAAGACCCGTCATCAATGTCTGCTCTTGAAC
Encoded here:
- a CDS encoding outer membrane beta-barrel protein, coding for MLAGLIFSNAYAYEVEGLKVSGEAAFDYNLVSTGDEAIPAAGGGKDNQYRFNYAQLLLKKDVEKLSFFSRLFYLPTTYDTNGNQNTANLGVLYQLEVFYKLSPKLDIGFGRFLTTMGYESPFRTNNLTYNYTISRQTLYPGYADGLRARYFAHKYLTVNLSSYNRFANSSFGDDNSTSKATEISLTGTVQDFTWFAGYITSRDTNATEKVDNTGASVWFSYKFWENFNFVATFENRTSDTKDSALLYTQSISGTLGYTMGIHNFAARYEHVTGADNINAINGAADFKTANRVNSITLTDKIAIDKNLNLYLEYRGNHADDKAFVKDSGSTVSDASMFTIGAIAHF
- a CDS encoding NADH-quinone oxidoreductase subunit N, with protein sequence MLLNEVFPLNPLSGVELLSLTPLFILAVGAILSLIVGTHKEKGHTFAFGVAFVSLVSCLFVYASTATISDISILGETLIFNPFTKTIAAMATGFALIAVVLTYGQDKKEGLLSEIYALIQFSTAGMILMMSTQHLLFLFIALEIMSLAIYIMVAMRRSSRFSAEAGLKYFILGGLASAFLLYGSSLIFGATGSFQLGTINTFLLAHNEPSFIFYVGLGMVLVAMLFKVGAVPFHGWVPDVYQGAATNVTGFMGAAVKFTAFMALARICQNLVFVDNIVALKWFETTIYVIAAASMIYGNFVAISQNEIKRMLSFSTIAHTGYLLLGLYAMKLGEESAQSVLLYLFFYAVANLGAFAVISQFEEKNQKDLTFDQISGMGAKHPVLGTFFTLFLLSMAGIPLTSGFIAKYGLFSSAVYAGEIPLVVIAVLTSVVSVYYYLRVIVYMFMKDTTSEAATYQGLKGAGLAAFLSAAATLQFGLFPRAIISFVKMISK
- a CDS encoding acylphosphatase, producing MIARKITYRGNFNNESLGDIFNITRNNEITGLVKKVSDQEVELSLEGDSAQIKLIQHQIERKVKSAIKDKSIEPMPYQYYVGVTLLA